A window of Chitinophaga sp. MM2321 contains these coding sequences:
- a CDS encoding porin family protein: MKKVFVFLVLMGVVKMGIAQRGFNLSERKVRLGLTVSPMVSSLKPQESGVTRNSSKAGLNFGLMADFNLDDNGNYALASGFQAVIGGSKLMYDAGKGLNDYRQNAAEYNMKLTYVEIPLALKLKTHIDNGMGLWGQFGTYLDFPVSGRTDITSLNQTYDKVGILAQMNRVNIGMLLGAGIEYPLGGNLTGMAGITYQNGFVDVTRNSKWDDGRINMNSFALRLGVYF; this comes from the coding sequence ATGAAGAAAGTGTTCGTTTTTCTGGTTCTGATGGGAGTTGTGAAGATGGGTATAGCGCAGCGTGGATTTAACTTATCTGAGCGTAAAGTAAGATTGGGACTAACCGTAAGTCCAATGGTATCGTCATTGAAACCACAGGAATCAGGCGTTACCCGCAACAGCTCAAAGGCAGGTCTGAACTTTGGACTGATGGCCGATTTTAACCTGGATGACAATGGCAATTATGCACTGGCTTCCGGTTTTCAGGCTGTAATAGGCGGCAGCAAGTTAATGTATGATGCAGGCAAAGGGCTGAACGATTACAGACAAAATGCTGCGGAATATAACATGAAACTCACCTATGTGGAAATACCGCTGGCGCTGAAACTGAAAACCCATATCGACAACGGCATGGGATTATGGGGACAGTTTGGTACCTACCTCGACTTCCCGGTTAGTGGCCGCACGGATATCACTTCCCTGAATCAAACCTATGACAAGGTGGGTATTTTAGCACAAATGAACCGCGTCAATATAGGCATGCTCCTGGGAGCAGGTATAGAATATCCGCTGGGCGGCAATTTGACCGGTATGGCTGGTATCACTTATCAGAACGGTTTTGTGGATGTAACCCGTAATTCAAAATGGGATGACGGCAGGATAAATATGAATAGCTTTGCCCTCAGATTAGGCGTATATTTTTAA
- a CDS encoding NAD+ synthase yields the protein MKIILAQQNYHIGNFERNTEKIIDGIKTAKSQGADLVVFSELCVCGYPPRDFLEFEDFIVQCHHAIDVIKAHTKDIAVLVGAPARNPQREGKDLFNAAWFLYEGEVKQVVHKTLLPTYDVFDEYRYFEPSYEWNVIPFKGKKLAVTICEDIWNLGDNPLYRVCPMDQLMAQEPDVMINLSASPFDYDHDEDRKEIIRANVLKYQLPMYYCNTVGSQTEIVFDGGSLIYDAQGNIVKELPYFIEAIDGLELGMLTATGIAPAMPVAFTPLTELIFDHNIHRIYEALVLGIRDYFGKMGFTKAILGSSGGIDSAVTLAIACDALGKENVRAILMPSPYSTGHSVDDAVALSENLDNPYDIIRINDIYESFLTTLEPYFKGLPFNVAEENTQSRIRGNLLMGLSNKFGYILLNTSNKSELSTGYGTLYGDMAGGLSVLGDVYKMQVYSLARYINRDKEIIPVNIIDKAPSAELRPDQKDSDSLPDYAVLDRILYQYIERRQGPKEIIAQGFDSALVSRALKMVNTNEYKRNQFCPIIRVSSKAFGVGRRVPIVGKYLN from the coding sequence ATGAAAATTATACTGGCACAGCAGAATTATCACATAGGTAACTTTGAACGTAATACGGAGAAGATTATTGATGGTATTAAGACTGCAAAGTCCCAGGGGGCGGACCTGGTCGTGTTTTCCGAATTGTGTGTATGTGGCTATCCACCCCGCGATTTTCTGGAATTTGAAGATTTTATTGTACAGTGCCACCATGCTATTGATGTGATAAAAGCACATACAAAAGATATAGCTGTACTGGTAGGTGCACCTGCGCGCAATCCGCAAAGGGAAGGGAAAGACCTGTTTAATGCCGCCTGGTTTTTATATGAAGGCGAAGTAAAACAGGTAGTACATAAAACCCTGCTGCCCACCTATGATGTGTTTGATGAATACCGGTATTTTGAGCCCTCCTATGAATGGAATGTGATCCCCTTTAAAGGAAAAAAACTGGCCGTAACTATTTGTGAAGATATCTGGAACCTGGGAGATAATCCCCTGTACCGTGTTTGTCCTATGGACCAGCTGATGGCGCAGGAACCGGATGTGATGATCAACCTGTCTGCTTCTCCCTTTGATTATGATCATGATGAAGATAGGAAAGAGATCATCCGCGCCAATGTACTCAAGTATCAACTGCCCATGTATTATTGTAATACAGTTGGTTCACAAACGGAGATCGTGTTTGATGGCGGTTCCCTCATCTATGATGCGCAGGGGAATATTGTGAAAGAATTACCTTACTTCATCGAAGCAATAGACGGGCTGGAGCTGGGAATGCTTACTGCTACTGGTATTGCGCCCGCTATGCCGGTTGCCTTTACACCGCTCACGGAATTGATTTTTGATCATAACATTCACCGCATCTATGAAGCACTGGTGCTGGGCATCCGGGATTATTTCGGGAAGATGGGCTTTACAAAGGCCATCCTCGGATCATCCGGTGGTATAGACAGTGCCGTTACATTGGCTATTGCCTGCGATGCACTGGGCAAAGAGAATGTGCGGGCGATACTCATGCCTTCTCCCTACTCTACAGGGCATTCTGTAGATGATGCGGTAGCTTTATCTGAAAACCTGGATAACCCCTACGATATTATTCGTATCAATGATATTTATGAAAGCTTCTTAACCACGCTGGAACCGTATTTCAAAGGATTGCCCTTTAATGTGGCTGAAGAAAATACACAGTCACGCATCCGTGGTAACCTGTTGATGGGATTGTCCAACAAGTTTGGATATATCCTGTTGAACACGTCCAATAAAAGTGAATTATCTACCGGCTACGGTACTTTATATGGGGATATGGCAGGCGGATTGTCTGTTTTGGGAGATGTATATAAGATGCAGGTATATTCACTGGCCCGCTATATCAACCGCGACAAAGAAATTATTCCGGTGAATATCATTGATAAAGCGCCTTCCGCTGAGTTGCGTCCTGATCAGAAGGACAGCGACAGTTTGCCCGATTACGCCGTGCTGGACAGGATCCTGTATCAGTACATAGAACGCCGGCAGGGACCGAAGGAGATTATCGCTCAGGGCTTCGACTCCGCTTTGGTTTCGCGGGCCTTAAAGATGGTAAACACCAATGAATACAAACGTAATCAGTTCTGCCCCATTATACGCGTATCTTCCAAAGCCTTTGGTGTGGGCCGCCGGGTACCGATTGTGGGTAAATACCTGAATTAA
- the serS gene encoding serine--tRNA ligase: MLQVPFIRQNKELVLARLALKNFKETGLVDEVLALDDQRKKLTLEYDETQAQVNSLSKEIGKLMAQGKKDEGEQQRAEVNALKEKLGPINDALNATEKNLHDTLVKLPNLPAAIVPPGKTPEENVEVRGGGTIPELYAAAVPHWDLAKKYDLIDFELGNKITGSGFPVFKNRGARLQRALVQYFLDYNTGNGYTEYAPPYLVNETSAYGTGQLPDKEGQMYHATEDNFFLIPTAEVPLTNIYRDEILKDSDLPIKMTGYTPCFRREAGSYGKDVRGLNRVHQFDKVELVQLVHPDKSYEVLDEMVAHVEGLLNALELPYRILRLCGGDMSFASAITYDFEVYSAAQQRWLEVSSVSNFETFQTNRMKIRFKENNGKPQLTHSLNGSSLALPRILASLLENNQAADGIHLPAVLHPYFGSDKIS, from the coding sequence ATGTTACAAGTACCGTTTATACGTCAAAATAAAGAATTGGTATTAGCGCGCCTGGCTCTGAAGAATTTCAAGGAGACTGGCCTGGTAGACGAAGTGCTGGCGCTGGATGATCAGCGTAAGAAATTAACCCTGGAATACGATGAAACACAGGCGCAGGTAAACAGTTTATCCAAAGAGATCGGTAAGCTGATGGCGCAGGGAAAAAAAGACGAAGGTGAGCAGCAACGTGCTGAAGTGAATGCGCTGAAAGAAAAGCTCGGCCCCATCAATGATGCCCTGAATGCTACCGAAAAAAACCTGCATGATACCCTGGTGAAATTGCCCAATCTGCCCGCTGCTATTGTTCCTCCCGGTAAAACACCGGAAGAAAATGTGGAAGTACGTGGTGGTGGTACCATTCCGGAGCTGTACGCAGCTGCCGTACCTCACTGGGATCTGGCTAAAAAGTACGACCTGATTGACTTTGAGCTGGGTAACAAAATCACCGGCAGCGGTTTCCCGGTATTCAAAAACAGGGGTGCCCGCTTACAACGCGCACTGGTACAGTATTTCCTGGATTATAATACCGGCAACGGCTATACGGAATATGCACCGCCATACCTGGTAAATGAAACCTCTGCCTACGGCACAGGCCAGTTACCGGATAAGGAAGGACAGATGTATCATGCTACAGAAGATAACTTCTTCCTGATTCCTACAGCAGAAGTACCGCTTACCAATATCTACCGCGATGAGATCCTGAAAGACAGCGACCTGCCTATCAAAATGACGGGCTATACCCCTTGCTTCCGCAGGGAAGCAGGTTCTTACGGCAAAGATGTACGTGGACTGAACCGTGTACACCAGTTTGATAAAGTGGAACTGGTACAGTTGGTACATCCCGACAAATCTTATGAAGTGCTGGATGAAATGGTAGCACATGTGGAAGGTTTGCTCAATGCACTGGAATTGCCTTATCGCATACTACGCTTATGTGGCGGCGATATGAGCTTTGCATCTGCCATCACCTATGATTTTGAAGTATACAGCGCCGCGCAGCAAAGATGGCTGGAAGTAAGCTCTGTTTCTAACTTTGAAACATTCCAGACGAACCGGATGAAGATCCGTTTCAAAGAAAATAATGGCAAGCCACAGCTGACACACTCCCTGAATGGCAGCTCCCTGGCTTTACCGCGCATCCTGGCCAGCTTGCTGGAAAACAACCAGGCTGCAGACGGTATCCATTTACCAGCAGTGTTACACCCGTATTTCGGTAGCGATAAAATAAGCTAG
- a CDS encoding GNAT family N-acetyltransferase — MRHFLPNGQELVIRLPKPNDAAGLLANFQRMTRETDFLLFTHSEALDLDLESEEDFINTYLDTPDQLMLVAVVKGLLVGSITVNHSGYRKKAHIAEMGIAVEHAWSNLGIGRRLMTAMIRWAKEHEGLEIIYLNVFSTNEKAMQLYRNFGFMECGRLPQGILQREGHYADLVTMYRRVKP; from the coding sequence ATGCGACACTTTTTGCCAAATGGACAGGAGCTTGTTATCCGGCTGCCCAAACCTAACGATGCAGCAGGATTACTGGCCAATTTCCAGCGGATGACGCGGGAAACGGATTTTCTGCTGTTTACCCATTCCGAAGCCCTGGACCTGGACCTGGAGTCAGAAGAAGATTTTATCAATACCTACCTGGACACACCCGATCAGCTGATGTTGGTGGCTGTTGTGAAAGGGTTGCTGGTAGGTTCCATCACGGTAAACCACAGCGGCTACCGTAAAAAAGCGCATATCGCAGAAATGGGTATCGCCGTAGAACATGCCTGGAGTAACCTCGGTATCGGCCGTCGTCTTATGACTGCTATGATCCGCTGGGCAAAAGAACATGAAGGTCTGGAAATTATTTATCTCAACGTATTTTCTACCAATGAAAAAGCCATGCAGCTATACCGTAACTTCGGCTTTATGGAATGTGGGCGCCTGCCACAGGGTATCCTGCAAAGAGAAGGACACTATGCCGACCTCGTAACCATGTATAGACGCGTGAAACCATAA
- a CDS encoding HesA/MoeB/ThiF family protein, giving the protein MERYNRQTRLEGFGPAKQALLQQAGVLVIGAGGLGVPVLQYLTAMGVGRIGIVEHDTVSISNLQRQVLYITGDQGKSKIHLATERLQQLNPEIQLVAHDTWLTTENALEIISAYDVVVDCSDNFGTRYLINDACVIAGRPLVYGAIYKYEGQVSVFNYQGGATYRCIFPEPPESGDMLNCNDIGVLGVLPGLIGCYQANETVKVITGIGRPLKNQLMTIDTLNNTQLIFNITPVAAYRQIHQLQDNYQQTVCEVNSVQSLSVEQLQEWLQKEDGLMLLDVREDDEWEICHIPEAVHIPMGQVLHRIAALQPEAPVAVLCHYGMRSRAVGQRLVELGFKQVYNVEGGINAWARAIDDEMQTY; this is encoded by the coding sequence ATGGAACGATACAACCGACAGACAAGACTGGAAGGCTTTGGCCCGGCAAAACAGGCATTGCTGCAACAGGCTGGCGTACTCGTCATCGGCGCCGGTGGCCTGGGGGTACCTGTGTTGCAGTACCTTACCGCAATGGGCGTAGGAAGAATTGGTATTGTAGAACATGATACGGTATCTATTTCCAACCTGCAACGACAAGTGCTTTATATCACGGGAGATCAGGGTAAATCAAAGATACACCTGGCTACCGAGCGCCTGCAACAACTCAATCCAGAAATACAGCTGGTAGCACATGATACCTGGCTCACCACAGAAAATGCCCTCGAAATAATCAGCGCATACGATGTGGTAGTGGATTGTTCCGATAACTTCGGTACCCGCTACCTGATCAATGATGCCTGTGTAATAGCCGGAAGGCCGCTGGTATATGGCGCTATCTATAAGTACGAAGGACAGGTAAGCGTATTTAATTACCAGGGCGGCGCTACTTACCGCTGTATTTTTCCTGAACCGCCGGAATCCGGTGATATGCTGAACTGCAACGATATTGGTGTGTTGGGCGTATTGCCCGGTCTTATCGGATGTTATCAGGCCAATGAAACGGTGAAAGTGATCACCGGCATCGGGCGGCCCCTGAAAAACCAGTTGATGACGATAGATACCCTCAATAATACACAACTGATTTTTAACATTACACCCGTGGCCGCTTACCGGCAGATCCATCAGTTACAGGATAATTATCAGCAAACCGTTTGTGAAGTGAATAGCGTACAATCATTATCAGTAGAGCAATTGCAGGAGTGGTTGCAAAAAGAAGACGGCTTAATGTTGCTGGATGTAAGGGAAGATGACGAATGGGAGATCTGCCATATTCCAGAGGCAGTGCATATTCCTATGGGACAGGTGTTACACCGGATTGCAGCGTTGCAGCCGGAAGCCCCCGTAGCCGTATTGTGTCACTATGGAATGCGGAGCCGCGCTGTAGGACAGCGTTTGGTGGAACTGGGTTTTAAACAGGTATATAACGTAGAAGGTGGTATCAACGCCTGGGCCCGTGCAATAGATGACGAAATGCAAACTTATTAG
- a CDS encoding sulfite exporter TauE/SafE family protein: protein MNTELCILFFLVALVYSSAGFGGGSSYLALLALWGVDFQLMKSTALLCNVAVVAGGVYHFYKSGHLPLKKAWQLSLVSVPLAFAGSYLPLKQETFFLLLGIALTLAAVFMCYRLFFEREEESGQQLHQGNGKVYGIIGGAIGLLSGMTGIGGGIYLSPVLRLGKYDTAKNIAGLSSFFILVNSIAGLLGQAAKHVIVFQPAFAAPLLVAVVAGGQIGARLSARVLKPRWVAGATALLILYAGVRMLVR, encoded by the coding sequence ATGAACACAGAATTATGTATCCTATTTTTCCTGGTGGCGTTGGTGTATTCTTCGGCCGGTTTTGGTGGCGGGTCTAGTTACCTGGCATTGCTGGCGCTGTGGGGAGTGGATTTTCAGTTGATGAAGTCTACAGCGTTGTTATGTAATGTGGCCGTGGTGGCAGGAGGTGTATATCATTTTTATAAGAGCGGTCACCTGCCCCTGAAGAAGGCGTGGCAACTGTCGCTGGTGAGTGTGCCGCTGGCTTTTGCCGGCAGCTATCTGCCGTTGAAACAGGAAACCTTCTTTTTGTTATTGGGCATTGCTTTAACGCTGGCAGCCGTGTTTATGTGTTATCGCCTGTTTTTTGAGCGGGAAGAAGAATCGGGACAGCAGCTTCACCAGGGAAATGGAAAGGTATATGGCATCATTGGTGGAGCCATTGGCTTGTTGTCCGGTATGACGGGCATCGGCGGCGGTATCTATCTCTCTCCTGTATTGCGTTTGGGCAAGTATGATACGGCCAAGAATATTGCAGGATTAAGCAGCTTTTTTATATTGGTAAACTCTATTGCCGGTTTGTTGGGACAGGCCGCCAAACATGTTATTGTATTTCAACCGGCCTTCGCCGCTCCGTTGCTGGTAGCGGTTGTTGCAGGCGGACAAATTGGTGCACGGCTCAGTGCCCGTGTGCTGAAACCCCGTTGGGTAGCGGGTGCTACGGCATTGCTGATCTTGTATGCGGGTGTAAGAATGCTCGTGAGATAG
- the moaA gene encoding GTP 3',8-cyclase MoaA, which translates to MFTDAHHRIVDYVRLSVTDRCNLRCTYCMPEDMRFVHKKELLTDNEIISLLETLAAGGITKVRITGGEPFLRPGLLSLLKKITGIPGIQEVAITTNGVLTQPHIPALQQLGITNINLSLDTLQADRFFRITRRDRFSTVMQTLENLLQYNMQVKINVVVMEDVNTDELTAFAELTRANALSVRFIEEMPFNGQGHTFSGIAWNYHKILDTIRTAYALQKIPDAPHSTSLNYSIRGHKGNVGVIPAYSRTFCGTCNRIRISATGSIKTCLYGNNVLNIRDLMRDNEDPSLWLHAIQSAIHGRFADGFEAAQHHTARNMESMSVIGG; encoded by the coding sequence ATGTTTACGGATGCACATCATCGTATAGTCGATTACGTTAGATTGTCGGTGACAGACCGGTGCAATCTCCGTTGCACTTACTGTATGCCGGAGGACATGCGTTTTGTACATAAAAAAGAGCTGCTGACCGACAACGAAATCATATCATTGCTGGAAACCCTGGCTGCCGGCGGCATTACAAAGGTCAGGATCACCGGAGGAGAACCTTTTCTCAGACCGGGTTTATTATCTCTCCTGAAAAAAATAACCGGTATTCCCGGTATTCAGGAAGTGGCTATCACCACCAATGGCGTATTAACACAACCACATATTCCCGCATTACAACAACTGGGTATTACCAATATCAATCTTAGCCTGGATACCCTGCAAGCAGATCGTTTCTTCCGGATAACGCGCCGCGACAGGTTTTCAACAGTTATGCAAACATTGGAAAACCTGTTACAATATAATATGCAAGTGAAGATAAATGTAGTAGTAATGGAAGATGTGAATACGGACGAACTCACTGCATTCGCAGAGCTTACCCGTGCAAATGCACTCTCCGTAAGATTTATAGAAGAAATGCCCTTTAACGGGCAAGGACATACGTTTTCCGGTATCGCCTGGAACTATCATAAAATACTGGACACCATCCGCACAGCGTATGCATTACAGAAGATCCCTGATGCACCTCACTCCACTTCTCTCAACTACAGCATTCGGGGTCATAAAGGTAATGTAGGTGTAATCCCCGCTTACAGCCGCACTTTTTGCGGTACCTGTAACCGTATTCGTATATCCGCTACCGGTAGTATAAAAACCTGCCTCTATGGTAATAATGTATTGAATATAAGAGATCTGATGAGAGATAATGAAGATCCATCTCTTTGGCTGCATGCCATACAATCCGCTATACACGGGCGTTTCGCCGATGGATTTGAAGCAGCGCAACATCATACAGCCAGGAATATGGAGAGCATGTCTGTAATAGGCGGGTAA
- a CDS encoding DUF7009 family protein, translated as MKIRLKGNTIRYRLDKTDVALLETTGKVTSVTQIGAGALHFCIRAKEIADPVIKMEPDGIHLLLPLPQLTAWYLPDQVGFELTLPNADGSELKILVEKDFQCLTTRDEDDSQSFENPMAGKNC; from the coding sequence ATGAAGATAAGGCTAAAAGGAAATACAATCAGATACAGGCTGGACAAAACTGATGTGGCGCTCCTCGAAACTACCGGTAAAGTAACATCGGTAACACAGATAGGCGCCGGCGCACTGCATTTCTGTATCCGTGCAAAAGAAATTGCTGACCCGGTGATAAAAATGGAACCCGACGGAATCCATCTGCTGCTACCGCTGCCGCAATTAACGGCCTGGTACCTGCCGGATCAGGTAGGCTTTGAGCTGACCCTGCCCAACGCAGACGGCTCCGAGCTGAAAATATTGGTAGAAAAGGATTTCCAGTGCCTCACCACCCGGGATGAAGATGACAGCCAGTCTTTCGAGAATCCGATGGCTGGTAAAAATTGCTAA
- the moaD gene encoding molybdopterin converting factor subunit 1 — protein sequence MGVLLFGVAKDIAGVPMISFPEHITTVAALRAWLHSSYPGLQQLRSVMIAVNREYAADTQIITQADEIAVIPPVSGG from the coding sequence ATGGGCGTATTGCTATTCGGTGTGGCTAAAGATATAGCCGGTGTGCCAATGATCAGTTTTCCGGAACATATTACAACTGTGGCTGCATTAAGAGCCTGGTTGCACAGCAGTTATCCCGGTCTGCAACAGCTGAGATCAGTGATGATAGCAGTGAACAGGGAATATGCGGCTGATACGCAAATCATTACACAAGCGGATGAAATTGCCGTCATACCACCGGTTAGCGGTGGTTGA
- a CDS encoding molybdenum cofactor biosynthesis protein MoaE: protein MEVLIKIKDTITVQEALDFIHTPECGGEVIFAGTVRNHTKQQPVTKLFYECYEEMALLEMHKIAQQVQEKWDVKKLAMLHAIGDKYPGELAVVIAVSSAHRGIAFDACEYTIDTLKETVPIWKKEFFDVEI, encoded by the coding sequence ATGGAAGTATTAATTAAAATAAAGGATACTATTACGGTGCAGGAAGCACTGGATTTCATTCATACGCCGGAATGTGGTGGTGAGGTGATTTTTGCTGGTACCGTACGTAATCACACAAAGCAACAGCCCGTAACGAAGTTGTTTTATGAATGTTATGAAGAAATGGCTTTGCTGGAGATGCATAAAATTGCGCAGCAAGTGCAGGAAAAATGGGATGTGAAAAAGCTGGCCATGCTCCATGCCATAGGCGATAAATATCCGGGAGAGCTGGCTGTTGTGATTGCCGTATCATCCGCCCACAGGGGCATTGCCTTTGATGCCTGTGAGTATACAATTGATACCCTGAAAGAAACTGTACCGATCTGGAAGAAAGAATTTTTTGATGTAGAGATTTGA
- a CDS encoding NTP transferase domain-containing protein: MTMENNTAPLKGLVLCGGFSTRMQEDKSKINYHGMPQWQYLTTLLQSLLQEVYLSCRPEQLNDFPGYPQLIPDNVPYGGPSAGLLSAHLLQPNTAWLVLACDLPLISRQSLEILIHARDKNKAATAFISPVNELPEPLIAIWEPAGLAALQQNVIAGKNCPRKTMLHNDINMLQNPYAAEQFNANTPEEKDKIFRDLII, encoded by the coding sequence ATGACTATGGAAAATAATACAGCACCCTTAAAAGGACTGGTACTCTGTGGTGGTTTCAGTACCCGGATGCAGGAAGATAAAAGTAAGATCAACTATCATGGTATGCCCCAGTGGCAATACCTGACTACGTTATTACAGTCTTTGTTGCAGGAAGTATACCTCTCCTGCCGACCGGAGCAGCTAAATGATTTTCCCGGTTACCCGCAATTGATACCGGACAACGTTCCCTATGGCGGTCCCTCCGCCGGATTACTCAGCGCCCATCTGCTGCAACCCAACACCGCATGGCTGGTACTGGCCTGCGACCTGCCCCTCATCAGCAGGCAAAGCCTGGAAATACTGATCCATGCAAGAGATAAAAACAAGGCCGCTACCGCCTTTATAAGCCCCGTAAACGAACTACCGGAGCCATTGATCGCCATCTGGGAGCCCGCAGGACTCGCCGCTTTGCAGCAAAATGTTATAGCAGGAAAAAACTGTCCGCGCAAAACAATGCTGCATAATGACATCAATATGTTGCAAAACCCTTATGCAGCCGAACAATTCAATGCAAACACCCCGGAGGAAAAAGATAAAATATTTAGAGATTTGATTATTTAA
- the moaC gene encoding cyclic pyranopterin monophosphate synthase MoaC has translation MSNQSSSGFTHLDASGQPAMVDISGKNDTYRIAVAESRIFLPEAVRSEFRDNDIQTRKGAVFQTAVIAGIMAAKKTPELIPLCHTLLLDGCDVHIQLTGEEAVIRCTVKTTGKTGVEMEALTGASVAALTIYDMCKALTHEMVIRETKLISKTGGKHDYGK, from the coding sequence ATGTCCAATCAATCAAGTAGTGGTTTTACACACCTCGATGCATCCGGTCAGCCAGCCATGGTAGACATAAGTGGAAAAAACGACACTTATCGTATAGCCGTTGCCGAGAGTCGCATTTTTCTGCCGGAAGCAGTGCGCAGCGAGTTCCGTGACAATGACATCCAAACCCGCAAGGGCGCCGTATTTCAGACGGCTGTCATAGCCGGTATTATGGCCGCAAAGAAAACGCCGGAACTGATCCCGCTATGCCATACTTTATTGCTGGATGGTTGCGACGTCCACATCCAGCTGACCGGTGAAGAAGCCGTCATCCGCTGTACGGTAAAAACCACCGGCAAAACCGGCGTGGAGATGGAAGCCCTCACCGGCGCCAGCGTGGCAGCACTCACTATCTATGATATGTGTAAAGCACTTACCCATGAAATGGTCATCAGGGAAACAAAACTGATCAGCAAAACAGGCGGCAAACATGACTATGGAAAATAA
- a CDS encoding molybdopterin molybdotransferase MoeA produces MMLSVAAAYMAVLQTVQDTGTEVLPFESAIGRILREPVLADRPFPPFDRVTMDGIALNYDSFYRGQQIFGVEDVQAAGAPSLQLSNTANCIEVMTGAILPELTDTVIPYEQVTATEHEGFRRFIINGTVNKGQHIHVKGTDVAAGAELLPVGTLIGPAEAGVLATVGKAQVLVSRLPVVVLIATGNELVPVHATPEDHQVRMSNVYSLMASLQQMGITARYVHLNDDKEEMLTQLRALLGETDVWISSGAVSAGKYDYLPAVLQQLGMQQVFHKVQQKPGKPFLFGTFDKGPVVFALPGNPVSGFMCFYRYVQPWLKVAMGAEVTPPSYAILQEEVVFEAALEYFLPVKLETQPDGTTTAIPQPYNGSGDLASLLKADGFMALPSHESAFAKDSCYPVWKFR; encoded by the coding sequence ATGATGTTGAGTGTAGCTGCCGCATATATGGCTGTTCTGCAAACCGTGCAGGATACCGGTACAGAGGTATTGCCTTTTGAGTCTGCTATCGGCCGCATTTTACGCGAGCCGGTGCTGGCTGACAGGCCATTTCCTCCGTTTGACCGGGTGACGATGGATGGTATTGCCTTGAATTATGACAGCTTTTACCGCGGACAGCAGATCTTCGGCGTTGAAGATGTACAGGCCGCCGGCGCTCCCAGCCTGCAATTATCTAATACCGCGAATTGTATAGAAGTGATGACCGGTGCAATTTTACCGGAACTCACGGATACCGTCATTCCTTATGAACAGGTGACGGCTACAGAACATGAAGGCTTCCGCCGTTTCATTATTAACGGCACGGTAAACAAAGGACAACATATTCACGTAAAAGGAACTGATGTGGCAGCAGGAGCTGAATTGCTCCCCGTCGGTACGCTGATAGGTCCTGCGGAAGCGGGTGTGCTGGCCACTGTTGGCAAAGCACAGGTATTGGTGAGCAGACTGCCCGTTGTAGTCCTGATCGCTACCGGCAACGAACTGGTACCCGTACACGCCACCCCCGAAGATCACCAGGTACGGATGTCCAATGTATACAGCCTCATGGCCTCACTTCAGCAAATGGGCATTACCGCCCGTTATGTACACCTGAACGATGATAAGGAAGAGATGCTAACCCAACTCCGCGCACTCCTGGGAGAAACGGATGTGTGGATCAGCTCCGGCGCTGTATCAGCCGGAAAATATGACTATCTCCCTGCGGTATTGCAGCAACTGGGCATGCAGCAGGTATTTCATAAAGTGCAGCAAAAGCCCGGAAAACCTTTTCTGTTCGGTACTTTCGATAAAGGCCCGGTGGTGTTTGCTTTACCAGGTAATCCGGTATCCGGCTTCATGTGTTTCTACCGCTATGTACAGCCCTGGCTGAAAGTAGCAATGGGCGCGGAAGTAACACCTCCTTCCTACGCAATATTACAGGAAGAAGTAGTTTTTGAAGCGGCGCTGGAATATTTTCTGCCGGTGAAACTGGAAACACAGCCCGATGGAACCACCACCGCCATCCCGCAACCATACAACGGATCAGGCGATCTGGCCAGTTTGTTGAAAGCGGATGGCTTCATGGCATTACCATCTCATGAGTCCGCATTTGCGAAGGATAGCTGCTATCCCGTATGGAAGTTCCGTTAA